Below is a window of Bordetella genomosp. 9 DNA.
CGACGCCTGTCGGCGTCGAATACACGATCACGCCGCTCGGACGCTCGCTCCAACCGCCTTTCGCCGCGCTCTACGATTGGGCGCTGACGTACGGCCCCCAACTGGAACGCGCTCAAGCGGAATACGACCGCGCGCGGGACGACGGGACGACGCGCGCCAGCGCTGCTTGATCCCGATGGCGGCTGAGCGGCACTTGATCAAGCAGCAAAGTCGTCTCCTCAATGCGCGCAAAACGGCCATCGGATCACGCCGTGCGAACACGGATACTTCCTGGCGAAACCGGCCTATAGACCCGCGTATACCATCTTCGTGAACTGATCGCCGTTGAACACGAAATTGCCCCATTTGGCATCGAAAGCGACCGTAGGTTTGGCGGCGACGATTTCGTCGAGCGATTTTCCCTGTTGTTTCAGCGCGGCCACGCTGTTGCGGACGGCAACCAGCATGTCGCGGAATTCGATCAGCTGAGCACGCCTGCCGACAGGCCCGTGACCGGGGATGACGATGGTGTGATCCGTCGTGCGCGCGACAGCCTCGTTGGCCCAATGGATCGCGCCGTCGATGTTGCCGCCGTCTTCGTTGTCTATATACGGATAGAACCCATTCCAGAAGGTGTCTCCCAAAGCGAGTACGTCCGCCTGCCTGAAATAGACCCAGAGGTCGCCGTCGGTATGACCACCGCCGAAGTTTTCCACGTCGATTTCGGTTCCTGCGAACGTGAAGGTCTTCTTGTGGTTGACCAATAGCGTCGGCCGCGCTTCCACTGGAACGGGATAGAAGGTCCAGTTCCATGCATTGACGTGTGTCTTTTCGCTCAGGTGCTTCAGCGTATTCCCGTGCGAAACGATGGTGGCCCCAGCCGCATGCATCCATCCATCGCCATCGGTGTGATCCCAGTGCCAATGCGTGTTCACCACGTATCTCAGCGGTGATGAACGGATTTTGTCCAATGCAGCCTGCAGCTTGTCGTGCGACTTGCTGATGCCGGCGTCCACGAGGAACTTGCCTTCCTTTCCGGACAGAACGGTAATGTTGCCACCGGAGCCCATCACCACCGAGATGTCCCCGCGCAAAGGTTCGATCGTGAGATCCGAATCAGCACGTCGCAGGTATCGGGCGCCCGCACCCGTGTGGAAATAGTCATCGGGCGCCGTCGCCTGGCTGCTGGAAGATAAGGCCGTCTGGGCGGTCAGTAGCAAGCCAGCGGCAATGGAGATCGATACCAGCAAGAGCCGGCTCGGCTTTTTCACGAATGATTGGATAGGGAGACGAGACATGAGTTTCTTCAGGTAGTGGGAAATTCCCACGGGGAACTAAAAATGACGCTGCACAGGTTCACGCGCTCGAAGCCCGGGTCCTTGTATGCCAGGAAATCGTCGTTGAACGTGCCGAACGTCGTGCCCGGACGATGCTTCATGCCGTTGTAAAAGGCATCGATCATCCTGTCGGCGAAACAAGCGCCGCGAGGAAAGCCTGCGATAACCGCCGCGCGCTGTTCCTCGGTAAAGTCGTCAAAGCCCCGTCCCGCCACGTCCATCCCCGCTCCGGCCTGCACCAGCGAGATTTCGCCGTGCATGTGCTCGGGAATGCCCGGCGTCGTATGGAGCGCAACTGCGCTCCATACCTTCGCGACATCTGCCTCGTCGACGTGATGACTGCGCAGAAAATCGCGCGCCGCGTTGGCGCCGTCAACTTCAAAACGCAATCCGCTTTCGCGATAGGCTGACGTCAAGCCGATATCGTGGAACATGGCCGCAACGTAGAGCAGCTCCGGATCGAAGGCGACATCCTTTCGTTTCCCCAGCAGCACGCCCCATAGATAGACCCGTGTCGAGTGGTTGAAAAGCAATTCGCTTTCGGTGTCGCGGATGAGCTGTGCGACCTCGCGCGCCAGCCGGCTGTCGGGAATGATGACGCCGGCCATGTCGTTCGCCGGTGTTTCTTTATCCTGGTTCATCAGGTGCCTCGAGCGATGAATAGCGGTCGGTTTCCGCGACACGCTGGACTTCCGGAGGGCGCCGCTTGGTCCGCAGACATCGCATGCGAATGCTCCGGCAGCGCCACCCCGGCAAAGTTACGCTGCCCTTGAGTCATGCAAAAGACCCAAGTTCGAACAATCCGAATGTACTATCGCGTCCATGAGCAAGCTTTCCGTCGGCCTCGACCGCTCGGGGCGTATTTCTCTATCGGCGCAAATCTACGGCTCGATTCGAGACGCGATCGGGTCGGGCCAGCTTGCCGCCGGCGCGCGGCTGCCCTCCTGGTCGGATCTGGCCGCCCAGCTCGGAGTGTCCCGGGGCACGGTGCGGGCCGCCTATGAACGTCTGATCGACGAGCAGTACGCGATCGGCCTGGGCGCGGCGGGCACCCGGGTCGCCGCGCGGCCCTCGCCAGCGACGACCGGGTGGTCGCCCGAGACGCCGCCGCTGCCTGATCTGTTCTACGACTTCAATGCGGCGCCTTTGGCATTTCAAATGGGTGTGCCCGCCCAGGACGCCTTTCCATTCAAGCTCTGGTCACGCATACAGGCGCGCGCGGCGCGCCGCGCAGCGGCAACTCCGGTCGGCTACCCCGATCCCCGTGGCGAACCGGACTTGCGACAGGAGATCGCGGCGTATCTTGGTGTCTCACGCGGGCTTCGATGCAGCCCGTCCCAGGTCTTCATCACGGCAGGTTTCTCCGGCGCGCTCAATCTCGCGATTCGTGCCCTGCGCGTGGAAGGCGGACACGCCTGGATGGAAGACCCTGGATTCCCGCTCACGCGTACGGCGCTCGGGCTGGCGGGAATGACCGTGGCGGGCGTGCCGGTGGACACGGACGGGCTCGATGTCGACGCAGGCATCCGGATCGCCCCCGAAGCCGTCCTCGCGGTGGTGACGCCGGGCCAGCAGGCCCCGCTCGGGATGACGATGTCCCTCGCCCGACGGATGTCACTGCTCGGCTGGGCCAGACGACACGACGCCTGGATCGTCGAAGACGATTATCTCGGCGAGTTGCAGCTGAAAGGACGGGCCGCGCCGGCATTGGCCTCGCTGGATCAGGACGGACGGGTGCTGCACGCCGGGACCTTCAGCAAAACGATCAACCCGGCGCTGCGCCTGGGGTTTCTCATTGTCCCGCCGGCCATGGCACGCCACTTCGACGACGTCGCGGCGTGCCTGTCCCCCGCCCCGGCCGCGGCCGTGCAGCACGCCGTGACCGAGTTCATGCACGACGGACACTATCTGCGCCATCTGCGTCGAATGAAACGCCTCTACACCGCGCGGCAGGAAGCGCTCGTCCGTTGCCTGAAGGAGCAGGACTCGGAGTCGCTGAGGGTGCAAGCCGCCGCCGGGATGACCGTCGTGGCCGCGCTTCCCCAATCCGCGTCGGACGTCGATATCGCCTCGCGGGCGCGCGCTTTCGGGCTGGCCCCGGTGCCGCTTTCACCTTGGTACGCGGGCGATAAAAGGCAGCAGGGGCTACTGCTCGGCGTGACGAATCTGGATGAAAGAACCCTGCCGGCCAACTGTTCCCGCCTGCAGGAAATCGCTCGTGGGCACCACTGACGGA
It encodes the following:
- a CDS encoding MBL fold metallo-hydrolase, with the protein product MSRLPIQSFVKKPSRLLLVSISIAAGLLLTAQTALSSSSQATAPDDYFHTGAGARYLRRADSDLTIEPLRGDISVVMGSGGNITVLSGKEGKFLVDAGISKSHDKLQAALDKIRSSPLRYVVNTHWHWDHTDGDGWMHAAGATIVSHGNTLKHLSEKTHVNAWNWTFYPVPVEARPTLLVNHKKTFTFAGTEIDVENFGGGHTDGDLWVYFRQADVLALGDTFWNGFYPYIDNEDGGNIDGAIHWANEAVARTTDHTIVIPGHGPVGRRAQLIEFRDMLVAVRNSVAALKQQGKSLDEIVAAKPTVAFDAKWGNFVFNGDQFTKMVYAGL
- a CDS encoding HD domain-containing protein; this encodes MNQDKETPANDMAGVIIPDSRLAREVAQLIRDTESELLFNHSTRVYLWGVLLGKRKDVAFDPELLYVAAMFHDIGLTSAYRESGLRFEVDGANAARDFLRSHHVDEADVAKVWSAVALHTTPGIPEHMHGEISLVQAGAGMDVAGRGFDDFTEEQRAAVIAGFPRGACFADRMIDAFYNGMKHRPGTTFGTFNDDFLAYKDPGFERVNLCSVIFSSPWEFPTT
- the pdxR gene encoding MocR-like pyridoxine biosynthesis transcription factor PdxR; the protein is MSKLSVGLDRSGRISLSAQIYGSIRDAIGSGQLAAGARLPSWSDLAAQLGVSRGTVRAAYERLIDEQYAIGLGAAGTRVAARPSPATTGWSPETPPLPDLFYDFNAAPLAFQMGVPAQDAFPFKLWSRIQARAARRAAATPVGYPDPRGEPDLRQEIAAYLGVSRGLRCSPSQVFITAGFSGALNLAIRALRVEGGHAWMEDPGFPLTRTALGLAGMTVAGVPVDTDGLDVDAGIRIAPEAVLAVVTPGQQAPLGMTMSLARRMSLLGWARRHDAWIVEDDYLGELQLKGRAAPALASLDQDGRVLHAGTFSKTINPALRLGFLIVPPAMARHFDDVAACLSPAPAAAVQHAVTEFMHDGHYLRHLRRMKRLYTARQEALVRCLKEQDSESLRVQAAAGMTVVAALPQSASDVDIASRARAFGLAPVPLSPWYAGDKRQQGLLLGVTNLDERTLPANCSRLQEIARGHH